The genomic stretch CTCGGTCCGACGCGCATGTTGAGCTCGCTCGCGCGGATGGTCGCCCAGTAAGGCACCTCACGTTCCTGCGCGGCTGCCGAAGCGGGCAGACCGACGAAGCAGACGAGGGCGATGAGGAGGCGCGCGACCATGGCGGACCTCTTACATGATTCTGCGCTGCCACGGCAACCGCGCTTGACCATTACCCCGCCCTCGCCCTAGCGCTTTTGACCAGCATGGAAAGCGCCCCCGAACAGGTCGAGAAACGCCTCACCCGCACGCCGCGGGTTGTCGTCACCCGTCATCTTATGCCCTCGGTCGAAGAGCGCATGGGCGAGTTGTTCGACGTGACGCTCAACGGCGAGGACCGACCGCTGACGCGAGACGAACTCGTGGATGCCATGCAGACCTGCGATGTCCTCGTGCCGACCGTCACCGACCGCGTCGACGGCGACATGATCGCGGAGGCGGGCGACGATCTCGGCCTGATCGCCAATTTCGGCGCCGGCACCGAACATCTGGACCTGAAGGCGGCGCATGATCGCGGCATCATGGTAACCAATACGCCCGGTGTCTTCACCGACGACACCGCCGACCTCGCCATGGCAGGCATCATCGGCGTCCCGCGCCGCATTCGCGAAGGCGTGCAGTTGATCCGCAGTGGCGAGTGGACGGGCTGGACGCCGACCGCGCTGCTCGGAACGAAGCTTGCGGGCAAGGTGCTCGGCATCGTCGGCATGGGCCGAATCGGCCAGGCCGTCGCCCATCGCGCGCGCGCCTTCGGCCTGCGTATCGCCTATCACAATCGCAAGCGCCTGCCCGAAGCGGTCGAGCGCATGTTCGATGCCGCTTATGTCGAAAACCTCGACGATCTGGTGGCGCAGGCGGACATTCTCACGCTCCACTGCCCGGCGACGCCGGGCACGCATCGACTGATCGACGAGCGGCGCATCGGCCTGATGAAACCGGGCGCTAGCCTGATCAACACCGCGCGCGGCGATCTGGTCGATCAGGAAGCGCTGATCGCCGCGCTGGAGAACGGCCACCTGTCCGGCGCGGGGCTCGACGTCTATCCCGACGAGCCGAATGTGGACGAACGTCTCATCCGCCATCCCAACGTGATGACCCTGCCCCACATCGGCAGCGCCACGCGCGAAGGGCGCGAGGAATCGGGCCTGAAGGTGATCGCCAATATCCGCATGTGGGCCGACGGGCATCGCCCGCCAGACCAGGTGCTGACCGGCCTCGGCTGACCTTCGCAGAAGTCCGCTTGCCATCGGCGGGCAAGCCTGTAACGCCCTCACGCCATGGACGAATTTTCAGCCAAGATCGAAGCGCTCGAACACCTGTGGATGCGCTCGTGGATGCAGCGCGACCGCAATCAGATGAAATCGCTCGCAGCGCGCGATTTCATCTTTCTCCTGGGGTCTAGCAAGCCCGTGATCCTCGACCGCGCCAGCTGGCTGGAAGCCGCGACTACGCGCTTCCGCTGCACCGGCTATCGCTTCGACGAGGTCTATGTGCGCCGCCATGGCAATGTCGCAGTCTTCGCCACGCGCCTGGGGCTGGAAGCCTCGATCGAAGGCCGCGACTGGACCGGCGACAGTTGGGTCGTCGACCTGTGGCAGAAGGGAAAGATCGCGCGAAAGTGGAAGCTGATCGAACGCACCCTCTCGCGCCCGGACACCGACGAAAAGATGCCGGATGCGATCAGGGCGATGCAGCTCTGGCGCTAAAGCTTCAATCCCCGGTCAGGATCCGCTCGACCAGTTCCTTCACCGTGGGTGTGAAGTTGTTCGAGTAGAACGGATCCTGCTTGAAGCGGTAGGCGGCGTGGCCCGCGAAAGCTAGGTTCTCGTCCGGGTCGCCGCCATGGGCGATGTCCTGCAAGGTCTTCTGGATGCAGAAGCTGCGAGGATCGGCGAGACGGCCGGTGGTGTGGTTGTCGTGATCCTTCCAGCTGGAAAACTGGCAGTGCGACAGGCAGCCCATGCACTCCTGCTGGTCGGTGCGGATCTGCTCGGCGCTTTCGGGGGTGGTGAAAACCACCGTGTCGTCGGGTGTCTTCAGCGCTTCGGTGAAGCCCTCGTGCATCCAGCTCTGCGCCTTGCGCTGGTCGCCGGGATGGACGTAGAAATACTTTGCCTTGCCGTGATCGGCGAGCGGGATGGTGCCCTCTTCCTCGTCGCGCTTGAAGATCGGGATCTGGCGCTCGCTGCGGTGCATCAAATCGTAGAGGAAAGGCGTCTTCACCGCGCTGGA from Qipengyuania profundimaris encodes the following:
- a CDS encoding 2-hydroxyacid dehydrogenase, producing the protein MESAPEQVEKRLTRTPRVVVTRHLMPSVEERMGELFDVTLNGEDRPLTRDELVDAMQTCDVLVPTVTDRVDGDMIAEAGDDLGLIANFGAGTEHLDLKAAHDRGIMVTNTPGVFTDDTADLAMAGIIGVPRRIREGVQLIRSGEWTGWTPTALLGTKLAGKVLGIVGMGRIGQAVAHRARAFGLRIAYHNRKRLPEAVERMFDAAYVENLDDLVAQADILTLHCPATPGTHRLIDERRIGLMKPGASLINTARGDLVDQEALIAALENGHLSGAGLDVYPDEPNVDERLIRHPNVMTLPHIGSATREGREESGLKVIANIRMWADGHRPPDQVLTGLG
- a CDS encoding nuclear transport factor 2 family protein; its protein translation is MDEFSAKIEALEHLWMRSWMQRDRNQMKSLAARDFIFLLGSSKPVILDRASWLEAATTRFRCTGYRFDEVYVRRHGNVAVFATRLGLEASIEGRDWTGDSWVVDLWQKGKIARKWKLIERTLSRPDTDEKMPDAIRAMQLWR